Within Desulfobacter sp., the genomic segment AGTAAGTCTTTGGCTTGCAAGAGGGATTTTCTAAATCAACTACCAAAATATTCCCTGGCTCAAGCTTATGAATATTTTTAAATAAAGTCTGACTCCCCGATATATACTCCCAAGAGATGAATTCTCCTAGTGCACCCATATTTAATTGTTTTTTTACAAGCCGGCTGGCCAATATGGATTTAATCTCAGATCCCCATATGATGCATTTCTCACTGTAATAGTAAAATAGAGGTTTGATACCCAGATGATCCCGGGCGATCAATATTCTTTTTTTTTTAAGGTCGTGAATAACGGTTGCAAACATTCCATTTAAATACAAGGGGAAGTCTATGCCATATTCTTCATAGGCATGAACTATAGATTCCGTATCGCTTCTGGTTTTAAATAGATGTCCTTTTGACTCCAGTTCTTGCCGAAGTTTTTTGAAATTGTAAATCTCGCCATTCAGTATTACCCTGACGGTATTATCCTCATTATATATTGGCTGCTTTCCACCAGAAATATCTATAATACTGAGTCTGCGCATTGCCAGGCCAACATTGTTACGAATTTCAAGCCCTTCATCATCCGGCCCCCGATGATAGAGTGTATCACACATGGACTGAAGCTGATTCATATTGGGGCAATATCCCTTAAACCCGGCAATACCTGTTATTCCGCACATTATTTCAGTTTGCTCAACAAATTTCGCATTTTATTCTTATAAACCATTTTGGAGTATTTTTCTTCGTAAAGCCTGCATGCATTACAGGCTTTCTTTTCGCGCTTTTTCTTATCCCCCAAAGCATCTATTATTTTAGCTGCAAAATCATACGGTTCCGGTTTCGCCAGAAAAGCAACATCATCATTGAGTACCTGTGAATGCGAGTAGATATTCGTTGCAACAAGGGGAACCCCACTGGCGATTTGCTCATATATTTTTAGAGGGGTGTTTGTACCGGCAGATCGTGGAGAAATCAATACACTGGCGTTTTTCGTACACTCAAGTACAATTTCTTTTGATACTGAACCCACAAATTCTACCTCATCCTGGAGACTCATTTTTTTTACCATTTTACTATAGTATTTTACCTGTTCTTTACTTCCTCCAAGAAACATCAGACGTATATTTTTTTGATTAGAAAGAACCTGTTTAAATGCTTCCAGGGTCATCCCGATACCCTGATATGATTCCAGCGAGCCAGCATATAGAACCAGCATATTATTAGATGATAAAATACGCTGAATTCTATCGTATTTATCGCTGTTATTCGAATTTGATTTTTCTGATGTCACCAGCTTAACCGGTTCAAAAATAGAATTTTCCAACAAAACCACCTTATCTGGTGTTTTGGTTAGAGATTTGGCATACGTTTCTAAGTCAGGGCATATGGCTATTACGGCATCCGATTGACGTATTGAAAAATTTTCAAGAATCTCAAAAATTTTTATAAGTGCAGCTGAAGATGAAAACTGAAAATTACTTAATTGCTGGGGAAGGCTGGAGTGCATGTCATACAACAGTTTAAATCGAAAAATGGGCTTCAACACAGAACATAAAAAAACAGCCTCCTCATGGGCATGAACAAAATTATATCTAGTTTTAATCAGCAGTAGAATCGTCCAAATCCCCATAACTATATCCAAAAACAACTTTAGAGGCGATGGACCTATTTTTACATCCCCCAAAGCTTTAAACCTTGGAATTCGGATGATATTAACTCCCGGGAGATCTACATTTTGTCCTTCACCATATGTCAATAAATCAATATCAATTCCCTGTTCAGAGGTGATCATGGTTCTATAATACACACTGAACGGGGTGCCCCTTGGGGAAAAAAACGGTTGAGGTGAAATTACGAGAGCTTTCATCTTGTGATTATTTTTTTAATAACCTTTTTCTAATCTGCATATTCAACTGATTAAAAATAAAATTACTTAAACTTTCTTTATCGCCATAAGTTCTTAATCTGGTTGACGGATCATATAGCTTTCGCTTCAAGCTGTTATAGGGACGATTTTTATCAAGCGTTCCGTCCAAGAAAAAACCAAATGATCCTGGTTTCCTAACTTCTTTTTTAAACGGCAGAGAGTCACTGCCAGGCAAAATTTTAATGCTTTCATATTCCGCACGCAAAAATTGTTTTGGAAGCGGCATATATTTCAGCCGGCCGCTGTTGTCTCCCAAAAAAAATCTAATTTCCTCCTTTTTTGTTATCACCTGGTCGACAAGTTTTCCACGCTTTCCCCACCATTTGCCAAATCCCCAGGGGATGATCGGTATACCGCCACCCCTATCCACTATTTTGATTTGGTCTAATAATTGTGTATCTTTTGGGAGATTGATTTCTGGCCCTATTACAAGCAGTTCAATGTTTGCGTTCGTCACTATTTGCTGGCCGCCAATAAGAATTAAAGTTTTATCCGTACCAGATTGGGCGATTATAGACCTTTTTTCATTTGTTTCGATAAACTTCCAATTTCTAAAATGGCTTCTCTCAAAATCTTTATTCCTTAAATCGCTGAACTTTATTCCTGCGTCAGAATCTGAATAAAACAAAACTCCCTGGAAGTCTTTTTCTCCTAAGTCTGAACCAATTTGTTTTCTGAAATTTGAATATGCATTATCCATGAAAACATCAAAGTTAAAACATGGATACATATGGACATGAGCGTCAACTAATATTTTAGCCCCCTGCCTCATTAGTGATTACAGGTCAATAAATTTCCTTAATTCCGGTCCAAAGCCTTGTGCTACCGACGGCGGTACTTTTCTCCAACAACAACCTAATTCTGAAGAGCTTAATTTATTTATTGATTCCATACTGGACCATGAATTGTATTTGACAGCCAGGTCACTCCAAAAAAGGGGCGATATCTGTGCTTTCCACTGTTTTTTAAAACGAAAGGTTCCCTCTTGGGGTGTGGATCTTCCAAAATCAAAGAAAGGATATCCCATATCACAGGAAAATTTTAAAAAATTCCAATAAAGCAGCATATTGGGATTCCAGCGGTTAAATTTTCTTCTGGAGGACGCCCAAGGGACCGAAACCCGGTTTGGATGGCAAAGTAGAACTCCGCCGGCTGCAGGTTTTTTATCCGGCATACGGACAATGAACAAATGAGCCCTGTTTCTATAATTTTTAAGAATAGATTCAATCCATTTTTTGCTATGGACAGGGGATCCCAAGGCGTGCATATTTTCAGCAAATAGTGGATAAAAATATTTAAGCAGTTTTACACCGCTCGTTTCTATGGTCAAACCGTCACGGAGCGGCTTTTTAATCTGACTCCTAAGCTTTGCCTTAAATGAAGAAAGAAGAATATTGGAATTATCCGGCAGGTTTAATATCATTCCAATTTTTGAATTGTTTATAATTTGATCCTCATTAAGGCCTGCAAAAGGTTTTGATGAACGGATGGATATCTCTTTTATACCTCTTTCACTTGCTTTTTTAACCGCCGTTTTCAGAAGATATTTCTCCGTATCTGGTGAATCAGCCAGCGGCCCTGCAGCATCACAGAAAGGGAGGGATATCAGCTTTCCTTTTAAAAAGGGTAAATGATGATGAATAAGTGGGAGAATACCTTTTATAGTGTTGCCTTTTTTTGCAATTAGATAAAGGCTATTAAAATTATATGCCTGTTCAACGGATTCCTTCCATGCAATCAGATGGTAGGCAAGGCCATAAGGGTGATTCAGTACGTACTCGTCCCAAGCCTCCTTATCCTTGGGTGTGTATTCTTGTATTTTCATGGAACTATACATAGTTACATCGCGTTTGTGATACTATCCGCAGTTTATCCTATCCTTTAGATACTGAGTCGGTAATGTAATCTGAGCAGGTGATAAACCGGAAATCGGAAAAATTTCCTATCAATGTTTTCAGTTTATTTTCTGTTTTATTCAGATTTATGTAATGCCTGAATTTAAACCAATTTGAGGCTTGGCGAACCCTCGGTTGCCCCGGGTCAAATTCCCATGGATGGGCATAGAACAAAAATACATCCTGCTGTTTGAATACCTGGTGCATTCCAAATTTAAATAAAGACAAAGGAAATAAGCGGAAGTACCCACCGCCGCCAAGGGGAAATATCTTGTCACCCACCCTTAAATTGCTGATAGGTATTTCATACAACTCGTTTGACAACTTATAAAACCCATTAATTCTATTTTCGTTTGGCAGATCCAAAACACCGTATCTTCCGTGGGCGGAAAAAGAATTGTAACTTGAATCATATAGATACCCTGCTTTCTGGATAGCTGCCAAAGTTTTATGCGAAACAGCAAAACTGGGTGCCCTGTAGCCTGTAACCTGCCGGCCGGAAATATCTTCCAACAGTTTTCGACTGTCAACCAGATCTAACACAAGTTGATTAGATCTGAGGTTGGTGCACAGGTGGTGGTCAAAACCGTGAGAGGCCACTTCATGGCCCCGTGAATGAATTTCGCGAACCAGATCAGGGCATCGTTTTGCAATCCACCCCAAAATAAAAAAAGTGGCTTTAGGCTCAAAAACGAAACTATCAAGAAAATCTAGAATTCGGTGGGTATTTCTCTCCACCCTTAGCTCAAAATTGTTCCAGGTTGAAAATTCTATGTAATCCTTAAAATTTTCAACCTGGAACCAGTCTTCTACATCAAATGTTAGCAGTATGGTATGCTTCTGTGACAATTCCATGGTATCTAATCAGATACTAACTTTGCTTACTCTCGATCTTGCTTAAAGCTAAATATACGAGATATACAAAAAACAGTGCTGAAGTAAAAATGATAAGCCCGGACATGTCATGTAGAAAACCATGGGCAGTCTCAGGGCCCACCCATGCGGCCAACCCTCCTGTTATGGTTAACCGCACCACATTCACGACAATAGCAATGGGAACTGCGGATAAAAACAGCACCCATTTTTTCATAGAACTCAACGGTACCAGAAAAGATAACGCTCCGGTTAAAGCCAACAGGGATGTTAGGGACCGAATCCCGGAACAGGCATCTATCACTTCAAGGGAAGTGTTAGATAAATGAAGAATGTTTCCTTCCCTGAAAATCGGAATTCCCAGCATGCTGATCGTATGGCTGGATAGATTTGCGGCAATCACCTGTAGAGGAAAGGCGACTTTGTTCCAGAGAATGGATGGAATAGGAATCATCATCATGAGGTAGCAGACCGGTATGATCAGGGCTTTTAGCATTTTATTACCCAAACAATAAGATACGATTCCCCCAACGGTGATGACCATGGAGGTTCTCATTAAAAAAAGCTCTGATCCAATATTTCCAATTATATGTACCAACATCCCAAAAAGGATCAGAAAAATGCCAGCTTTTGAAGATTGAATAGATATCTGCCTAAGCCTGTTTTGCTCATGCCAGATCATATACAATACTACAAAAGGAATGAGAAAACCGTGTGAAAAATTAGGATCGGTTGACCAGTCTGAAATAAGCTTGACTATTGTATGGTGGTACACCACTGCGAATGCAGACAGCAACATAAGAATCTGAATCGCAATTGATTTTGTTGTAGACATTTGCCTATCCTGGGATATGCTCTTTGAGTAAAGGATATATTTTATCTGCAAATTCTTTCAGAAGCGTTACGGTTGTCTGCTCATCTTCGATCACTTGAGATATCAGCCGGACAAAAGACCCGTCTGTCCGGTTTTTAATTATGGAATCCACAACCAGCCATATTTTCTGCATGTATTCTGAAGCGATAATCCTTCCTCTGGACTGGAACCAGTAAAGGACCACTTGTTTTTGACTACCCTTTACCAATAACAGCTGAATCACCTTTATGGTCTCTTTGCTGGATGGAAGGTTCACCGGGATCACTTTGGTTTCTACAATATTCCAGCCAGCTCCAGGCATACAATTCTTGGGGGAGTGAATGATATCTCCCTCACTCTGGCTCTGATAGAACCCCACATAAAGGTTGACCATCTCCTTTGGTGATTTCCAGTAATTTGCCTGGATATAATCTTCCACACCGAGGATATTATAAACATTCTGGTCCATTTCACTTGTAATACCCTGCCAGGCATCTATCTTTAGCGGAAACTCACTAAATGGTTTATTTGGCGAAATCCGCTCCGAATGTGATGCAACGGCTGTTAAAACTGCTGTTGCCAGAAGAATAACAACAATGATGATTGTTCTTTTAAAGATCAATCGAAAATTTCCTTTTCCAAAGATTTCCTAGATACCGTTTTATCCGGCCGGATGGGCTTTTCCGGGATAAACTTGACATAAAATGTAATTTTATTTTCCTCGTAATCGTCTCTCTGAAGGCCATCCGAGTTGAAATTGGTGTGTGAGGCATTTGCGCCAATCTGCAGCCACTTTAACGGGGTCCAGGTCAAACCTCCCCCTATTTCGACTGTATCGTCCTGACGATCCACATTCTGTTCCTGAAAATCCTGGATTTGATATGATCCGAACAGGCTGGAGGATAATTGTTTGGTTAACAGGTAGTTCAGGCTAAAACCTGCCTGATAGCTGATGTTATACCCCAGGCTGGCAGCCTCTTCGTCGGATTCTTCATATTTGCTGCTGCCGGTGATGGACAATGACCCCCTTGGGCTGAAATTGAAAACCTTATATGCATCAATGTCAAAGAAAATATCTTCAGAATCGTCATTTTCATTGTCCCATTCATGGAATAAAATACCCACACCAATTGAAATGCCTGAATCTTCAGTTACATCCCAGTCCACACCAACAGAAGGGTGAAACACCTGGTGGTCTCCGTCAGAACGGTCCGACAGATAATGCCGGTATTTTACATACCCATCAAGATGACGGGTAAATTTCCGAATATACCGGATATCTCCGGCAATGGTTTCATAATCATCATCCGAATTTACTTCAAATTCCTTTTTCTCAAATTCCGCATTGGCTTCAATACCATCCTTAGGCGTCATCCAGTATTGCATAAAGGCCGAAGGTTCATAATTGGTATATTCATCCGCATCTGAATTTTTATAGTTATCTTTTTCGTAGGCAAAATCCAGTCCCATCCGGTTTTTCTCACCAAACAATTTATGTATACCGGCCTGGGTTGTATGGGTTTCATGTTCCTTATAGTCGCCTGTCCTGACCTGTTGATCAAAACTATTTGAGTAATCATGGGAGAAAAAAATATTTATTGTTTTCGTCAATTGGCTTTCTATGGATGCTCCGGCAGAATGCTGCCATGAATCGCCCTCATTATTTCCATCGTGACCGTCATAGGCAATATTGGCTCTGGCTGTAGTATACTTTGTGGGTTGAAATGTTCCTGAAAGACTTGCATTATGGTCAAGGCTGTCCCGGTCATCCATATTTTTAAAATCCCTATATTCCGGATTGTATTCCAGGTAAACCTGACTTTTTTTATTAAGGAAACCTACTGAAAAACCAAGCTCGTAGGAAGTAATCCATTCCTCAAACGTATCCGTACCCGTCTGAAAATAATTATCATTGTACTCTTCAGTAATGGTAAGTGTCGGAAGAATCTGTGTGATCATCCTTGCCGATACGTTAGAAACCGGCAATAACAAGCATATCAGGATTGCCGGGAGGCATAAACATGATACGATCCTGAATTTAGTATTGGATTTCATTTTTACCTCCTTTTTCACAAACGGTTGATATATTAAGGCACAATGATAATATCGTCTGCCAATAGCTGGATATCGTTTTTCAAATTTCCGTCGGTGATATCATCGTAATCAATTTTTATCATCTTTTCTTTTCCACGATGCCTGCGGAATAAAATAATTTCATCCTTGGAGGCCCATTCGGTAAAACCTTTGGCCAGGGCAAAAGCCTGAACCACAGTGAGTTTTTTAACCAAAGGGTATTCACCCACATTCTGAACTTCCCCAAGGATATAATATTTCTGGCTTCCGGGATTGGCCAGGGTAACGGTAACTGTTGGGGCTTCAACGAAATCTGAGAGTTTTTTTTCAATAAACTTTTTCAGTTCCATGGTTGTCCGGCCTTCTGCCTGGATATCATCAAGCAGAGGAAAGGTTATTTTTCCGTCATTACGGACAAAAACCGTATCAAATGAAAGGTCTTCTTCTTTCCAGGTGCTGATTTTTAAAACATCCCCTATACCTATTTTATAGTCACGCGATCCCGTTGCGCTTTCCTGCGACAGCCCTGTTGATCCGGACAATAATAAGTAAAAAAAAGACATGCAGATCACTATTTGCTTGAGATAGTATCTGGACATAGCTCCGCTCCCTTGATTACATCAATGATAATCATTTCAGGTTATTATTTAATTACGTGGTGATATCCATTTTTATCTGGCCCCCCTGCCGAAAAGAACCGTTTTTATGGTTTTGAGGATGATCACCACATCCATGGCAAGGGACATATTTTTGATATAAAATAGCTCGTAATTTAATTTTTCCACGGCATCTTCAACAGTGGCCCCGTAATCGTAGCAGACCTGGGCCCATCCGGTAAGTCCGGGTTTGACATTGAACCGCTGATCATAATACGGGATCTGTTTTTCAAGCTTGTCGGTAAAATGCTTCCGCTCAGGCCTGGGGCCCACAAGACTCATTTTGCCGATAAGCACCTCCCATAACTGGGGCAGTTCATCAATTCTGTATTTTCTAATGATGCGCCCCACTCGGGTTATTCTGTCATCGTTATCCTCTGCCCATACCGGGCCGGTTAATTTTTCAGCATCTGCCACCATGGACCGGAACTTGTGCATCATATATTCTTTTTTATCTTTACCAACACGGTCCTGGGCAAAAAGAACAGGTCCTTTTGAATCCAGCTTAATTAAAATGGCAACGATGAGTAATAAAGGTGCTAATAAGATAAGCATCACCAATGATAGAACGATATCTTCAACTCTCTTAAAAAAAGATTTGGTTTTTGATTTTCTAAACCCATGTGAAAAAATCAGCCATGAAGGATTTATTTTTTCGACGAGTACTTTACCCGTCAGCATTTCGTAAAACGAACTTCCTTCTAATACTTCAACCCCTTCGGTCCGGCATTTAATCAGCTCCTGTGTAGGAAAATTGCGCCGTTTTTCTTTTATGGCCACAATAATTTTATCAATTGATTTTGATTTTGACAGTTCACGAAGTGGAATTGTATCCTGGGTAAAAATAATCTCTTTGGGTAATTCATCATCCTCCGTTTTATACCCCTTATCCGGCATGATTGCAGAGACTGTATACCCGCAGTCGATTGTCCGACTGACCGTATTGTAAATATCAATGGCAAGATCGCTGGATCCCAGGATAATGATTTTTTCGTTGAATATCCCCCGGTTAAGTATCTCAATATATCCAATCCGCCACAATACGATAAAAACCATTAAAAAAAAGATGCTGAGGATGTATATCTTCTGGTCCAGAATCACCAGGGGAAAAAAATAATAGATCATAGCCAGGGCAATTGAAGTGATGCCCAAGGCCTGTAAGAGACGTATGGAAATTTCAGGGACAGTTGAAACCGCATCAAAGTCATAAAGGTCGTTATAATACAGACTGACCTGGCAGATAATAGTGATGAGCATAATCCGCAGGACCAACATCACATCAAACCAGTAAGAATTAGAAAAAGTCAGCAGAACTGTGGAAAGCAAAAAACACCCAAATATCACACAGCCTTCAAGAAAAAGAAAAATAATATTCCTGATTGGAAAGTATTGTCTTAATACTTTAAGCATATAGCAATGCTATTCCTTGTTAGTTCCGTATCCGGATTTATTATATCCATATCCATATCCGAAGGCGGATTTTTCTGAAAAATTTTTAATAACCCCCAAAATTCTTTCTTTACCGTATATATCAATTATATCCTGAACCTCCTTTATCCGGGTTTTTCCATGCCGCACAATTAGAATAATGCCATCCACATACCGGGCAATGGCATTGGTTTCTGAAGTAATATAAGGGGGCGGGGTGTCAATTATGACATATCTATCATTGTACCGCAGTTTGACTTCATGAAGCATGCGTCTCATCTGCTCCGACGATAACAACTCTGAAGGATTCGGCGGTATACTCCCTGCCGGCAAAATCGTAAGCTTTTCTACGGCGGTTTTTTTCATCGCTTCAGAAAGAGAAATCTGGTTTGTGAGATACTCACTCAACCCTTTCATCGGTTCCCTTTTATAACCGAATAGCGTATGAATCGTTGGTGTCCGTAGATCACAGTCCATCAGCAGAACATATTCATCAATACTCCGGGCCATAGTTACGGCAAGGTTGGCCGATACAAAGGATTTGCCTTCATTGGGAGAGGCACTGGTAACCATAATGGTTCTAGGGGGGTCCCCTTTTTCAGGAAAAAGGATATTATTCTTTAAAAGCCTGAACTGTTCTGAGGCTATGGCGTGTGGCGTTAAAACAGACACCATATCCCGTTGGGTAATTTCAGGCACTTGAAGATTTTTTTCAAAAACGGGTTTATTAACGGTAGCAACGAATTCATCATGTGGGGCCGCTTCATGCGAATCTGCACGCTCAGCCTGCTGTATCGGGCGCTGCTTTTGTTTATCTGCTTTTTCCAAGGCATTAAAAATTTTGCCCAATTGTTATACTCCCGGATTTAAATGTTGATATATGTTTTTATGATATTTATGGTTCTGTCCAATCCTTTAAAATTCAGTAGGGCAAAAAAACCTAAAAACATTACGGCGTAAAAACAACACCCCATAAAAACAAGCCCGAATATTCTTTGGCGAAGCTTATTTGCACGTCTTTTAAGATGGGGAATCGATGCAAGGATATTAAGCCCCAAAGTATCTTCAATCTGCTCCTCCCGACGGATTACAGATAAATTAATAACCTCACTAAGGAAAATAATACCACCACCAAGACCTAAACCCGATGCAACCGATAGAATGAATAATAATTTAACATTGGGTGAAATCGGTTTTTCGGGCAGTCTCGCATGATCCAGAATTCTGAACTGTTCGCCCTTCTGCTTTTTTTCCATATTAACGGAAAGTTCTGCTTCAAGTTTTCTATCCAGCAGTGAATTGAAAATTTCCTGGATATTCGTATAGTCCCTTTTTAATGCTTGTAGTTCCAGCTCACGTTTGGGCGTATCTTCCACACGCTGCTGGTAAACCTTCATTTTTTCCTTTATTTGGGCTGTTTCAATCTGGATATTTTTAATTTCATTTATAATCAGCTTACGCTGGATATTCATCCTTGTTAACGTTGGATTCTTTGGTATATTGTCCCCGGTATTTTCATCATTCCCCTGGCCACTCTCTGTATCTTTATTTGGTGCCTGAGCGGTATCTTTTTCTTCCTGTATCGTCTTTTCCAGCTTTTCAATTGTCTTCTTCAGCTTTTGGACATCCGGATGTTTTTTTGTATACTTCAGCAACAGATTCTCGTACTGATTTTGAGCTATTGCCAGTTTCTGCTCATTATCAGAGGCTGAATCAATCGTCTGTTCATCTCCTGCTTCAGCCGTAACTTTTGATTTCT encodes:
- a CDS encoding glycosyltransferase, translated to MITSEQGIDIDLLTYGEGQNVDLPGVNIIRIPRFKALGDVKIGPSPLKLFLDIVMGIWTILLLIKTRYNFVHAHEEAVFLCSVLKPIFRFKLLYDMHSSLPQQLSNFQFSSSAALIKIFEILENFSIRQSDAVIAICPDLETYAKSLTKTPDKVVLLENSIFEPVKLVTSEKSNSNNSDKYDRIQRILSSNNMLVLYAGSLESYQGIGMTLEAFKQVLSNQKNIRLMFLGGSKEQVKYYSKMVKKMSLQDEVEFVGSVSKEIVLECTKNASVLISPRSAGTNTPLKIYEQIASGVPLVATNIYSHSQVLNDDVAFLAKPEPYDFAAKIIDALGDKKKREKKACNACRLYEEKYSKMVYKNKMRNLLSKLK
- a CDS encoding peptidoglycan bridge formation glycyltransferase FemA/FemB family protein codes for the protein MKIQEYTPKDKEAWDEYVLNHPYGLAYHLIAWKESVEQAYNFNSLYLIAKKGNTIKGILPLIHHHLPFLKGKLISLPFCDAAGPLADSPDTEKYLLKTAVKKASERGIKEISIRSSKPFAGLNEDQIINNSKIGMILNLPDNSNILLSSFKAKLRSQIKKPLRDGLTIETSGVKLLKYFYPLFAENMHALGSPVHSKKWIESILKNYRNRAHLFIVRMPDKKPAAGGVLLCHPNRVSVPWASSRRKFNRWNPNMLLYWNFLKFSCDMGYPFFDFGRSTPQEGTFRFKKQWKAQISPLFWSDLAVKYNSWSSMESINKLSSSELGCCWRKVPPSVAQGFGPELRKFIDL
- a CDS encoding DUF3473 domain-containing protein, encoding MSQKHTILLTFDVEDWFQVENFKDYIEFSTWNNFELRVERNTHRILDFLDSFVFEPKATFFILGWIAKRCPDLVREIHSRGHEVASHGFDHHLCTNLRSNQLVLDLVDSRKLLEDISGRQVTGYRAPSFAVSHKTLAAIQKAGYLYDSSYNSFSAHGRYGVLDLPNENRINGFYKLSNELYEIPISNLRVGDKIFPLGGGGYFRLFPLSLFKFGMHQVFKQQDVFLFYAHPWEFDPGQPRVRQASNWFKFRHYINLNKTENKLKTLIGNFSDFRFITCSDYITDSVSKG
- a CDS encoding exosortase/archaeosortase family protein, which codes for MSTTKSIAIQILMLLSAFAVVYHHTIVKLISDWSTDPNFSHGFLIPFVVLYMIWHEQNRLRQISIQSSKAGIFLILFGMLVHIIGNIGSELFLMRTSMVITVGGIVSYCLGNKMLKALIIPVCYLMMMIPIPSILWNKVAFPLQVIAANLSSHTISMLGIPIFREGNILHLSNTSLEVIDACSGIRSLTSLLALTGALSFLVPLSSMKKWVLFLSAVPIAIVVNVVRLTITGGLAAWVGPETAHGFLHDMSGLIIFTSALFFVYLVYLALSKIESKQS
- the epsI gene encoding EpsI family protein, coding for MIFKRTIIIVVILLATAVLTAVASHSERISPNKPFSEFPLKIDAWQGITSEMDQNVYNILGVEDYIQANYWKSPKEMVNLYVGFYQSQSEGDIIHSPKNCMPGAGWNIVETKVIPVNLPSSKETIKVIQLLLVKGSQKQVVLYWFQSRGRIIASEYMQKIWLVVDSIIKNRTDGSFVRLISQVIEDEQTTVTLLKEFADKIYPLLKEHIPG
- a CDS encoding outer membrane beta-barrel protein, producing the protein MKSNTKFRIVSCLCLPAILICLLLPVSNVSARMITQILPTLTITEEYNDNYFQTGTDTFEEWITSYELGFSVGFLNKKSQVYLEYNPEYRDFKNMDDRDSLDHNASLSGTFQPTKYTTARANIAYDGHDGNNEGDSWQHSAGASIESQLTKTINIFFSHDYSNSFDQQVRTGDYKEHETHTTQAGIHKLFGEKNRMGLDFAYEKDNYKNSDADEYTNYEPSAFMQYWMTPKDGIEANAEFEKKEFEVNSDDDYETIAGDIRYIRKFTRHLDGYVKYRHYLSDRSDGDHQVFHPSVGVDWDVTEDSGISIGVGILFHEWDNENDDSEDIFFDIDAYKVFNFSPRGSLSITGSSKYEESDEEAASLGYNISYQAGFSLNYLLTKQLSSSLFGSYQIQDFQEQNVDRQDDTVEIGGGLTWTPLKWLQIGANASHTNFNSDGLQRDDYEENKITFYVKFIPEKPIRPDKTVSRKSLEKEIFD
- a CDS encoding polysaccharide biosynthesis/export family protein encodes the protein MSFFYLLLSGSTGLSQESATGSRDYKIGIGDVLKISTWKEEDLSFDTVFVRNDGKITFPLLDDIQAEGRTTMELKKFIEKKLSDFVEAPTVTVTLANPGSQKYYILGEVQNVGEYPLVKKLTVVQAFALAKGFTEWASKDEIILFRRHRGKEKMIKIDYDDITDGNLKNDIQLLADDIIIVP
- a CDS encoding TIGR03013 family PEP-CTERM/XrtA system glycosyltransferase; translation: MLKVLRQYFPIRNIIFLFLEGCVIFGCFLLSTVLLTFSNSYWFDVMLVLRIMLITIICQVSLYYNDLYDFDAVSTVPEISIRLLQALGITSIALAMIYYFFPLVILDQKIYILSIFFLMVFIVLWRIGYIEILNRGIFNEKIIILGSSDLAIDIYNTVSRTIDCGYTVSAIMPDKGYKTEDDELPKEIIFTQDTIPLRELSKSKSIDKIIVAIKEKRRNFPTQELIKCRTEGVEVLEGSSFYEMLTGKVLVEKINPSWLIFSHGFRKSKTKSFFKRVEDIVLSLVMLILLAPLLLIVAILIKLDSKGPVLFAQDRVGKDKKEYMMHKFRSMVADAEKLTGPVWAEDNDDRITRVGRIIRKYRIDELPQLWEVLIGKMSLVGPRPERKHFTDKLEKQIPYYDQRFNVKPGLTGWAQVCYDYGATVEDAVEKLNYELFYIKNMSLAMDVVIILKTIKTVLFGRGAR
- a CDS encoding CpsD/CapB family tyrosine-protein kinase, which codes for MVSVLTPHAIASEQFRLLKNNILFPEKGDPPRTIMVTSASPNEGKSFVSANLAVTMARSIDEYVLLMDCDLRTPTIHTLFGYKREPMKGLSEYLTNQISLSEAMKKTAVEKLTILPAGSIPPNPSELLSSEQMRRMLHEVKLRYNDRYVIIDTPPPYITSETNAIARYVDGIILIVRHGKTRIKEVQDIIDIYGKERILGVIKNFSEKSAFGYGYGYNKSGYGTNKE
- a CDS encoding protein GumC: MADPFHSQAQIKPDQIIDIVIRGRWILIIPLCISLTLGLAFTLTADKTYQASTLILVQPQRVPTNYVQSVVSSSINERISTISQQILSRSNLEQIIDQFGLFEDAKSMYLEDKIEGMRRKIKVRIERARHGAEAFSISFTGSSPQRVMRVTNTLASYFMDENLKVREAQAIGTSEFLDSELEKTRKRLEDREQKLAGYRAKYLGGLPDELETNLRTLDRLQTQLTDKSTQLRETKNALSLIETQISELKRDVEKKSKVTAEAGDEQTIDSASDNEQKLAIAQNQYENLLLKYTKKHPDVQKLKKTIEKLEKTIQEEKDTAQAPNKDTESGQGNDENTGDNIPKNPTLTRMNIQRKLIINEIKNIQIETAQIKEKMKVYQQRVEDTPKRELELQALKRDYTNIQEIFNSLLDRKLEAELSVNMEKKQKGEQFRILDHARLPEKPISPNVKLLFILSVASGLGLGGGIIFLSEVINLSVIRREEQIEDTLGLNILASIPHLKRRANKLRQRIFGLVFMGCCFYAVMFLGFFALLNFKGLDRTINIIKTYINI